TGCGAGCACGGCGTCCGCAACAGCAATCTCTTCGCGGCTTGGGTCGAAGATGATATTCTCTGCGACGGAGATGACAAGCAGAGTCACAGGCGGTCGAACTTTATGTGTCGGGATAGAGCCTGGAACAGAGCTCTTGGTGGATTTGACCCGCGGGTACAAATATTCAGCGGCATCCCAGTCGTCGTCGAAGAACgggtcttcctcgcctttcGATTTCAGCTTCGGCAGCTTCGTCGCGAGAAGCGCAAGGTGAGTCGTGAGCGAtaagagagggagagggtaAGATAGTGGCTGGGAAAGTAGCAAGACCTATACATCGTTGCGAGTTAGCACACTTCCACagaaatacttaataaagggaaaaaagaaaaaactCACATCAATATACAACCTCCAATGCCACCTCCGATTAATCACAAGCCtccccttcaaccctcccgccatctcatccccattcccattcccattcgcACCACCCGAAACCGATTCCACCAATGGCTCCCTCATCATCTCCGACAAGAAAACCGGTAGGGCATCATCGTCCCTAAACCCCGGGATCTCAATCGCCATCTGCACCCACGATCCCTGCCCCGAAGtccctccaacacccccaGAGCGACCCCCACCAGCACCCCCATCACTACCGCCctcatcctgctgctgcgcctgaCCGAGAGCCTGGACCCCAAGCGCAGTCTTCTCCACCTCTGCCTTTACGCCCACAATCGCCTGCGTGCCATCTGCGAAACCGACTCGCGCACTGCCGTTCGTGCCAGGTAGAATATCTGTCTCTGCTGACAAAGGCCTGAGCTGGGTTGGTGAACGCCCGTCCGGCCGGATTGGCGTGTCTGGGAGGGAGAGCGATGTGTAGAGGTAGGAGAGCTCGGCGGGGGAGATGTGTGGCGTCtgcgaagcagaagaagcttggCGCTGGGCTGTCATTCTGGATCTGAATTGAGACCGGAAGGGAATGTAGAAATCTTCGAGAGTAAAATGCGAAAATGAGGAACTACTGCGCTTGCGCAGGTATCTCGCAGCGGAAGCTGGATAGTTTGTTGTACGTATGTGTATATGTGGGAGTTCACGGGGGAAGCTTCGGATATCGCCCGCTTGGTATGGTTATCAGGATTACGGGTAGGAATAATCCATGCTGCAATCATGAAATTAAATAGTTTTGTTGAGTTGAACTTGTTCGAAATGCGGATTCATGCCGCTTCTTTGGGAAATTCTGCTTCACACGGATCATCATTTTTCCATGCCGGCCGGCCAGTTTGACGTTAAGGCATACTGCAaggacggcgaagatgaagtCAAAGGATATCTAGGCTGCTTCCGAGAACACAAAATCATTAATTAGTCAATTTATTTTGGGGTCCATTTGTTggatagtatatatataaaacaGTTCCTCTGCCGGATATGGGCAGTATATTACAAGATTGTTTGCAGTCAACCCGACCACCAGTGGTCATGA
This region of Aspergillus puulaauensis MK2 DNA, chromosome 5, nearly complete sequence genomic DNA includes:
- a CDS encoding exosome non-catalytic core subunit RRP42 (COG:J;~EggNog:ENOG410PFWE;~InterPro:IPR020568,IPR001247;~PFAM:PF01138) — its product is MTAQRQASSASQTPHISPAELSYLYTSLSLPDTPIRPDGRSPTQLRPLSAETDILPGTNGSARVGFADGTQAIVGVKAEVEKTALGVQALGQAQQQDEGGSDGGAGGGRSGGVGGTSGQGSWVQMAIEIPGFRDDDALPVFLSEMMREPLVESVSGGANGNGNGDEMAGGLKGRLVINRRWHWRLYIDVLLLSQPLSYPLPLLSLTTHLALLATKLPKLKSKGEEDPFFDDDWDAAEYLYPRVKSTKSSVPGSIPTHKVRPPVTLLVISVAENIIFDPSREEIAVADAVLAISITHDTDSGRLKLLSIRTVDPPSRLTQPGIPNSENVATVSSTAAAEESAIINPSTGEEEVSGVWKPRRGGVKRVTIARMVKMVLEQGGVGEEVLEGLEGVEVG